The genome window ATTTTATCAATATCCATAGAGACCTCATTGTTTCGAATTGCATATATTTAAGATAAAAAAGACAATCACTTAATGCAACTCATTTCTATATTTTTAATTGGCCCCTTAAATGAAAAACCTGATGATTTGCGCCCATATAACATTTAGGATTTTATCCGTAGTTGCGCCCGAAAAAAGCGACGGAAAGTCGCGACGGGGAACCAACCTCTAGTGGCAGCACTGATTTGTGTGAATCATGCGCAATTGCGGATAAAATCCTGGTTGAGCGAAACCGCGACACCACAGGACTATGGGTATTCAATCCGGACCTTTAGAGCTTCAAACAGCAGCCAGTCTCTTCTTTCCGCAAAGTACTGCTCTTTGGGCGGTTCGCATTTTCCATAAACAAGGTAAATTATTAATCTATTTTGAAATTAGGTCCAGCAAGGGCGTACGATCCCCTCGCCCCAATAAGTGATAATATTTTTGTGAATACTTTTCCATTTTTTATTTATGGCGGCGACAAGCCTGCCATTATTGGCGCTGCTTTAATCACCATATTGCCGTTTTGACATTTAGGACATATTCTTAGATCGATACCTGTCAACTCTAGAAATAATTCCTGCCAATCGATAGGAGTGCAACTTTGCCGATTCTGCAGTTGATCAAATAACTGCTTGCACATGGCCAATTTGCCACGGTGACTGCGGCTGCTCAATATGCCATAATGCCTGATTTTGTAAAACCTGTGCGGCAGAATATGCAGCAAGAAACGCCGTATAAACTCAAAAGCCGTCAAGGTCATGATCTTTTTTTTGCTTTTCTTACGGTCGTACCAGGAAAAGGATACCGTATCATCGTTCACATCCACAATACGGTGATTACTGATGGCTACCCGATGCGTGTACCGGCCAAGATAATTTAAGACGCCTTCAGGACCACCAAAGGATTGCTTACAGTAGGAATTCCATTTTATCTCATATAGACGGCTGATCAGATTATCAAACTTTGTTGGCGATGCGAGATCATCAACACGTCCAACAAATTTTAATGCTCCGGACAGATAGGCCTCTTTCAAATAGGCAATAAACTTTTTCTTGAACAGGTCCGAAAGGATGTTGATATGGATAAAAAAGTCTCTGTTTATTGTGGTCTTTTTCGGTAAGACCCATTGTTTGCCATCCTTGGACAATCCACCGCCTGTGACAATGCAATGCAGGTGCGGGTGATCAACAAGATTCTGGGCCCAGGTGTGCAGGATAGCTGTAACACCAATTTCTGCGCCCAGATGCTTGGGGTCACGCCCAAGTTCCAGTAACGTCTCAGAGCCTGCCCTGAAAAAGATGTCATAGAGCACGCGTTTATTGGCCCAAATGAGCGGATTTAGCGCTTCGTCCGGAATGGTAAAGACCGTGTGATAATAAACCACGGGCAGCAGATCTTCTTTGCGGCCTGCAAGCCATTTTTCTCGCGCCAAGTATTGGCATTGTGGACAGTGACGGTTACGGCAGGAGTGCAGAAAATGCCTCTCATAGCCGCAGCAATCGCACTGTTCAACATGACCGCCAAGAGCCGGCGTCCGGCATTGCTCAATGGCCCGCATTGCCTTGCGCTGTTCTAAACTTAACTTGTTGGACTGGCGAAAATCTGGGCCGAATTGTCTGAATATCTCGCCAACCTGAAAACGGGGAGCGGTATAGTCTCTTGTCATCAGTCCTCCTCGAGCATAGCATCCAGAGGATTGATGATGGCTGTCTTTTGATTATCCTGTATGTGCAAATAGACCATGGTGGTCTGAATATGTGCATGTCCCAAAAGATGCTGAATCGTAAACAGACTGACGCCTTGTTCCAGAAGATGTGTCGCAAAGCTATGGCGCGAAGAATGCACTGTTGCAGGCTTTACAATGCCGGCTTTTTTTCTGGCAACCTGAAAGACCTTTTGCAGAGTCGCTGTATTGACCGGATTGGCTGGATTGCCACCAGGAAAGAGCCAGGTTTTGGGCCGGTAATAGCTCCAATACTCTCTCAGCCGGACCAAAAGCTCTTTGGAAAGCAAGGTATAGCGATCTTTTTTCCCTTTGCCCTGATCGACGCGAATCATCATCCGCTTACTATCGATATCGCTCACCCGTAAATGGGTTGTTTCCGAGACGCGCAGACCGGCTGAATAAGTGGTCATGAACATAAGTCTGTGTTTGCGATTATCCACAGCAAACAGCACACGTTGGACTTCGTCGCGGGAAAGGACAATGGGCAGACGGTGAATCCGTTTTGGCCCTCGAAGCTTGGTCAGTGTAAGGGGCATCTTGACTACTTCTCTGTAGAGAAATTTCAATGCGCTGAATGCCTGCGCCAGTGTCGAGTTGCTGCGCTTCTTTTCCGTTTTCAAGTGGTAAAGATAGCGCCTGATGTCCTCTTCGCCAAGGTCTTCTACGGTTTGGCCGGCGAAAAAATCCTGAAATTGCTGAATGTGCCAGGCATAACTCTTGAGCGTTTTCGGACTGAAATTGCGCAAGACCATATCCATGTGCATTTGTTCGATGAGACTAGACATAGAGCTCTCCTTTGGTCATATTTCAGGTTGTTATGAATTTGACCAAAGATAAATGCAATCATGGATTTATGCCAGAACAAACCGTAAAATATTGAGCCAGCTTGAACTAGACTTTGTTACTAAATTATCAAAGAACAATTATTTACTACCGCGAAGCGGTTTCGTTCAACCAATTAATTCATCATTAAATAGGTTCTGTTTTGCCAAATACAACACCGGCCAGATTCACCGGATAGTAAAATTGTGAAAATCTTATTAGCTTAAATAATCAAAAGATGTTATGACAGGGCCGTGACAATTACCCGCCGGTCGAATTGACCGGATAGTAAAATGGAACGATTTTTTTATCTACTTCACGCTACGCAAGGGTGGAGTCGCCAAACACAGGTTGCCGGTTATTTTTCCAACACAACCATGCGATCTATACGGTCCGCCAGTTGCGGGGCCTCGGCGATATGTGCAGAGCTTCGATTGGTCGCCTGTTCTCAATAATGGAGGTCTTGGATGGTGCGGTCTGTTGCCCATTCAGCTAACAAAAAAGCGCAATCATGTTCAATCATTGAACTCGACCACGCTTGACTCGCTCATCGACTCTTCCCCAATATTTGTATTTGCCCTTTATAATGTTACGAAAAAAGGATAAAAATTTCAAGAAAAATTAAAAAAATGGCTTATTTGCAAGTAACTTTTTTCACCACACTTTTTTATCAAGAAGCGTTTGATGCACGGCGCCGACGCTTTCGACACCCTGGGAGACCTTCGCCTTTGTCTCTGCTTGTTTGCACATTGCCGCTGCCTGAATCGCAATTGTCCATGAAAAAGCCACAGGCCCATGCTTTTCGTCGCGGCCATACCAATAACTGCGCCTCGGATTCAGTCCGACGCAGGGATTTGGCTTGCTTTTAGAATGAGGGTAATTTATATTAGCTCGTGAAATGAAATTCAATCAACAAAGAGCTGAAAATGAGACTTGGCCATCTGTTGTCCTTTGCTTTGATTTCCACATGGTTCCTCGCAGCCGCGGCCGCTCCAAATGAGTTGGATCGCTCCGGCCCGGCCATCACACTGCAATCCGTCGTCTATCAGGTGGGCGATCAATGGCATTGTCCATTGTGCCGGCAACCGGTTGAAAACCGCGACCGCTTTGGCATGGATTTAAAGCTCTGCCTCTCTGAATGGCATGATGTGTTCATCGAAGAGACCTATTTCAAGGATAAAATACGCTACATCAGCGACGAAGAACTGGTCGCTTCGCTGTCCATTCCTGTAATCGAACCGGCTTTGCAGCAGGCCCTGCAGGCTGCGGATGGCAAGCGGATTTCGGTTCTGCTGCATGATTATTTTCTCACCCGCCCGGACAACCGCCGGCTGTCGACCTATGACACCTATAACCGCAAGTACTTTATCACCATCGATGAATTTCTTCAGGAGGTGCGCGCCGACAGCCATCGCACCAATGCCATCATACGTTCCGCCCAAACCTTCTATACTCCGGAACGTGGCTTCACCCTGTTCGGCGTTCACTGGGGCAACCGCATCGATTTCAATCACACGTATCGCACCGCCAGCAAGTGGGGCGTGCACTATCTCTCGTTTTTGGATGATCAGATCAACTATTTCCTGTTGACGCGCGATCCGCAGACCGCAAGGGCGTTCGAATTGGTTTTCAACCAGTGGTACGATCAATTGGACAGCGTTCAACAGGAACCGGTGATCCACTATCAAAAGTCCTATGATTTTATCTGGTATGAACTGGGCCTTGCCAACCGGACGCAGAAATTCATCGACGCCGCGCGTGTGTTCGGCGGCCATCTTTCTCCAGAAACCCACAAGCGGTTGTTAAAGATCATTCTCGGCTCCTCCAGATGGCTGGAGCAGTGCCTGGAGAAAACCCCCTTTCATCCCTACAACTGGCAGACGCACACCGCCTTTACCCTGTCCTACGCGGCAGCGGCCTTTCCCGAGTTCGCCGAATCCGACGGCTGGCTGGCGCTGGGGAAAAAATACATGATCCTTCATCTGGAAAACGACATTCGCGACGACGGCGGCTATGTGGAGCGTACACCCGGCTATGCGAGCTATATGTTTTCCGTGTTCTACCGTTACATGATGATGAGGGAATATTTTTTGAACGATCCCTCTAT of bacterium contains these proteins:
- a CDS encoding IS91 family transposase yields the protein MTRDYTAPRFQVGEIFRQFGPDFRQSNKLSLEQRKAMRAIEQCRTPALGGHVEQCDCCGYERHFLHSCRNRHCPQCQYLAREKWLAGRKEDLLPVVYYHTVFTIPDEALNPLIWANKRVLYDIFFRAGSETLLELGRDPKHLGAEIGVTAILHTWAQNLVDHPHLHCIVTGGGLSKDGKQWVLPKKTTINRDFFIHINILSDLFKKKFIAYLKEAYLSGALKFVGRVDDLASPTKFDNLISRLYEIKWNSYCKQSFGGPEGVLNYLGRYTHRVAISNHRIVDVNDDTVSFSWYDRKKSKKKIMTLTAFEFIRRFLLHILPHRFYKIRHYGILSSRSHRGKLAMCKQLFDQLQNRQSCTPIDWQELFLELTGIDLRICPKCQNGNMVIKAAPIMAGLSPP
- a CDS encoding tyrosine-type recombinase/integrase → MSSLIEQMHMDMVLRNFSPKTLKSYAWHIQQFQDFFAGQTVEDLGEEDIRRYLYHLKTEKKRSNSTLAQAFSALKFLYREVVKMPLTLTKLRGPKRIHRLPIVLSRDEVQRVLFAVDNRKHRLMFMTTYSAGLRVSETTHLRVSDIDSKRMMIRVDQGKGKKDRYTLLSKELLVRLREYWSYYRPKTWLFPGGNPANPVNTATLQKVFQVARKKAGIVKPATVHSSRHSFATHLLEQGVSLFTIQHLLGHAHIQTTMVYLHIQDNQKTAIINPLDAMLEED